The sequence below is a genomic window from bacterium.
CGATGCCTCAACGCCGCAGCCTCGGTCCCGACCGGAACCGGTCGCGGCGGCGGCCGTGCCGGATTCCGGGAGGTCGAGATCTTGATGAAGAAGCTGGATCCGCGCGCCGGCCCGCTCGCCGCCGTGGCCGCAGCCGCCGCGCTGCTGGCGATCGGCTGCTCTCTGGAGCCGGAAGCCTCGGAAACGCTGGACATCTCCGGCAACCACAGCACCGGCGATCTGGTCATGGTCACCGCGGACACCTCGTCGGACGGCTACCAGTACCTCGAGCCCGATCTCTCGCCCGACGGCACCCGTCTCGCCTTCACCATCGACTGGCTGGCGATCACCCCTCCGGGTCAGCCGCCCGATGTGCCCCCGCTGATCCGCCAGCTGGCGGTCATGCCGCTGCAGGTGCAGGTCAGCCCGAAGTTGAACCTGCGCGAGCAGGGCGCGGCCCTGGTGCTGATGAACAACCTGCGCATGAACACCGGCTCGACCCAGCCGCAGATCTTCCCGAACCGGGACTGCCAGAAGGGGACGCCGCGCTGGCTCAACGACGACGACCTCATCTTCTGGATGGACACCACGATCCGCGGCTCGCGGCTCTTCCGCACCCGGATCCCGCCCAACTTCGTCCACGGGCAGGATCTCGACATCGAACTCGTGCTGCGCGAGCCCGACGACGACCTGGATATCGGCTGGAAGTACTGGGAACACATGTCGCCCAGCGTGTCGCCGAACGGGCGATGGATCGCCTTCTCCCGCTACGGCCATACGGATGCCGATTCGTTGTCCCAGGCGACGGACCAGGCCATCTGGGTCTGCGCCGTCCCCGCCGCGGGCGAACTCAGTCAGCTGGCGTTCCCGATCACCCGCGAAGTGTCCATCTGCGACTCCCCCTCCTGGTCGCCGGACGGCCGCCGGATCGTCTTCTCGGCCACGCTCGACATCGCGGACATCAGCGACTTCACCACCCGCGAACTGTTCACCGTGGACTTCGACACCACGGGCCTGGCCGCCAACGGCGAGGTCGTGCTGGACCGGGGCCTCGCGCGCCTGACGACCTCGCCGCCGACGGCGGGCAGCAACTTCATCGTCCGCAACATGGAGCCGTCCTACAGCCCCGACGGCACCTCGGTCATCTTCGTCTCGGACCGCCGCGTGCCGACGATCACGCTGAACGAGCGCAACATCTGGCGGATCCCCGCCGACGGCAGCCTCGAGCCCCGTCTCCTGTTCTTCACGCGCTCCGACGACCAGGGCGCCTTCTACACCGGCCGCACGCCCGACGAGATCCTCCTGACCAGCGGGGTCGGGTTCCCGACCGAGATGCTGGACGCGCTCTGGACGGCCGCCTACGACAGCATCACGGCGGTCCACCCGGACTTCACCGCGGTCCAGATCGAAGCCCTCGCCGACCAGCAGCGCGAGCAGCTCGAGTTCTTCGAGGGTGTGATGACCCACCTCTACCTGTTCAGCAACTGGTAGAGCGGCCGATGGCACACGACGCCCGACCCGCCGACGAGATCGTCCGGGTCGGGCGTCTGCTTTGCGAACGGCGCTACGTGGTGGCGGGGGAGGGGAACCTGTCGGTGAGGCTCGGCCCGGGGCGCTACCTGGTCACCCCGGCCGGCGCCGCCAAGGGCGATCTCGCCCCGGGCGACCTGGTCGAGGTCGACGACGACGGCCGCCCTTCCGGTCCGGGTCGGCCCAGTTCGGAGTGGCGCCTCCACGCCGAGATCTACCGCCGCCGACCCGATGTCTCGGCTGTCTGCCACGCCCACCCGCCGCACGCGACCGCCTACGCCTGCGCGCGCCGCGCCCTGCCCGCCACGATCCTGCCCGAAGCCGTGCTGCTGCTCGGCGGCGAGGTCCCGCTCGCCCCCTACGCCACCCCCGGCACCGACGAAGTCGCCGCCTCGATCCGGTCGCTCATCGCGCACCACCAGGCGCTCCTGCTGTCGAACCACGGCGTGGTGGCGGTGGGGGGCTCGCTTGCGGAAGCCTACCGGCGGCTCGAGACGGTGGAGAGGGTGGCGGAGGTGGGGTTGGCGGCGGAAAAAC
It includes:
- a CDS encoding class II aldolase/adducin family protein, with the protein product MAHDARPADEIVRVGRLLCERRYVVAGEGNLSVRLGPGRYLVTPAGAAKGDLAPGDLVEVDDDGRPSGPGRPSSEWRLHAEIYRRRPDVSAVCHAHPPHATAYACARRALPATILPEAVLLLGGEVPLAPYATPGTDEVAASIRSLIAHHQALLLSNHGVVAVGGSLAEAYRRLETVERVAEVGLAAEKLGGAVRLTPQQVRRLHDAS